A region of Gracilinanus agilis isolate LMUSP501 chromosome 3, AgileGrace, whole genome shotgun sequence DNA encodes the following proteins:
- the NDUFS5 gene encoding NADH dehydrogenase [ubiquinone] iron-sulfur protein 5, with translation MPFFDIQGRLGLNIDSWLTILSAEQPYKIPARCHAFEKEFIECAHGIGMTRAKKECKLEFDDFIECLHRRKTIERWGQVMKQKEKLMKEGKYTPPNCHSGKDEPRP, from the exons ATGCCATTCTTTGATATTCAAGGCCGGTTGGGCCTCAATATTGACAGTTGGTTGACAATTTTGAGTGCTGAACAACCTTACAAGATACCAGCCCGATGCCATGCTTTTGAGAAAGAATTCATTGAGTGTGCCCATGGAATTGGTATGACCCGAGCCAAGAAAGAATGCAAACTGGAATTTGATGATTTCATTGAATGTTTGCATAGGCGGAAAACG ATAGAACGCTGGGGCCAGGTCATGAAGCAGAAGGAGAAGCTAATGAAGGAAGGGAAGTACACCCCCCCAAATTGCCACTCAGGCAAGGACGAGCCAAGGCCTTGA